The sequence below is a genomic window from Pogoniulus pusillus isolate bPogPus1 chromosome 10, bPogPus1.pri, whole genome shotgun sequence.
GCTGCACTGCATTGAAGCAGGTGTGCTATGAGCCTGCTCTCCTGGACTCCTGATCATAGCTTTGAGATGGTCTCTGTACTGCTTAAGCAATCAGGCATACGTAAGTCAGGTTTTGAAGCTTCAAGCTTTGCAGGTCACCTGCTTTGCTCTACCTTAACATCTCTTTCTCACAGGCCCTCTGTATTCTTCTAGCAGTAGAAATGAGCTCTCAAGCTTTTGTTATTCTGAGCTGCCTTGAAGTGAAGGCAGTTATCCGTCTCTCATGCTTTTGACCTCTGTCCAGGTAGTTGCCTGAAAATAGCTTTCTTGGTCATGCTCCACCCCACAAGCCTATGGGAATGAGGCACATCTTGGTGTAGACAGTCTCCTAAAGGTCAGCACACTCACCTTGGGAGTTTAATTCTCAAATCTTCATTCCTCTTAACTTGAAGCAAGGCCATGATTCCAGCTTTCCTGCATCCCAGGGGAGGGACGCAAGCATCCTGCAGCGAGTCTGACTCTCTTGCTCTGCTTGAAGTGATTTCAGTTCATAACAATATTCCCAAAGGATTTTGATTGGATAGTAATATtccaaaagagagaaaataactCTGCAGAGTACTGGGCAGAGCACTCAGAGGGACTACATAAAAGGCAGGTTCAGTTCTCTGCTCCCCTGAGAGCATGTCTGTAATTATTGATGCAGAGTGGGAGTTTCAGAAAgtgtggtttgggggtttaGCTTTGAACAACCACCTCATGACAGCATTTTGCACTTGAGTGCTCTGAGAAGCCTTGTGCTCTTTATTTCAGAAAACAATAATTGGGTATCCAACCACGTATTTCGAGCCCGCTGGATGGTGTCTGTTAGCCCACTTTTGATCATCATGAAAAGCCACGGAGGAGGGAAATGAGCATCACTCGTCCTACACGTTAGGAACTGGATGCCCTCTAGCGAGACTCGGATCTATCAGCTCTTTGTTCCCTGAGAGAGGAAAGACTTCTTCAGCTTTCCTGAGTGCAACAACTGAGGAGTGCATCCTGTACCCAAGGACATGTGGAGTGCCCACTAAAAGCAGAATTTCATGCCTGCTCAACCTGAGACTTTCACAGAAATTCTGGGCTGTATCAAAGGATCAGTGATTTAGAGAGGTAGGTGTGTGCATACAGGACGGGTGTTGGATGTgactgcccacctgcagctacTCTGTCGAGGAGGAGCTTgagaagagtaggtttagactggatatcagAAAGAAATACTTTACATTGAAGGtggttgagacactggaacaggttgcccagggaggttgtgatggctctctggaggtgttcaaggccaggctggatgaggtcttgagcagcctggtctagtggaaggtgtccctgttgaAAAGCGGTTTAGTATGGCAATGTTTGATTTATATGAACTCATTGAGGAGGTTTTTCATGGAACTAATACTTAACATTTCATATACGTGATGTGACTTCACCAGGAAGTTTGCAGAATGTGAGAGCTGTCCTTCAGAACCATTAACTTTACTATTAAATGCTTCACCAGTTTGTTGCCATATTTGGGCTCTGTCAGTAAGACTTCTGCTATGGGAAAGTACACAAAGGGTTTCTTCCATTGCTTTTCTCCAGTCCTCTTTTAAATACCAAGATTAGGcttacctgaaaaaaaaacattattttTCTGCAACATTAGGAGTTGATCTTCTGCTGATTGCTTTGAAAACAAACTCCCAGCTAGAGAAGTGAGAGCATCATGCTCCTTACCAGGTAACTGCATGAGCACCCTTGTACAGGGGAAATAACAGCAAGGTTGGTTTAAAATTACTGTGCATATGTTAGAATATACcttgtaatttttttcttttgagctaTTCCATATTTGATTAAAAGTCCAgtatgttttttttctcatgggAAGTCATTTGCAATCTTATCTCCCATGCACCTATCAACCTTATCAATGCTTTCATGTTGACCAAGTACAAATGCAGTTCCACTTTCCTTTTTGTACAGCATCCAACTAGCACCATCACTCAAACTGAGAGCTGAGCTTCACTGATGTTGCATAACAAAGGATATTGCAGCTTCTGGATTCAAAACCATCCAAGGAGCACCTGCAAATGCCAGGTAACATCCCAACCTCTCTGTCTgcatgaaggaaaaaagagatgcATAGGATGAGGTCCACAGCTACTTGCCTTCCTCTTGCCTCCACTGTTGGCCAGGTCAGACTGTAGGTAACATGGAGGAGGACTGGGACTGGCACATTTCCCTCTGCAGTAGAGGCCAGCCAGCACACATACACTGATCACCACTTGGATTCAAGTGCCTTGAGGTATGGGTCGTGCAAGGCCAGCCAAATCAGTGCTTTGTCTCTTTTTTGGTGCTTCAGTGCAACAGAGTTGAACACAGGTCTCTGGAAGTGCCCCAGCTCTTCTTTTTGAGAGCAGGATGagtggaaggagaaaaagagaagtgcAAGTGGTCTTGCCTCCTCTAGGGAAATCTTTCCTTTTAGGGAAAGACACTCAAGTAGGTACTAAAACAGAGCCCAGGAAAAATGCCTGCTGGGTACCTGCCCAGTTCCTTGATCAGAGTTGTTTTCTCCAGCACAGTAAGAGGATGAAATTCCTGAAGGGACAGTTCAGCACTTGTTCCTCACACAAACCCAGCTCTGACTTCTGAGACTGGCTTCAGCTGTGCTCTCTTTGCTCCACCATGTACAGAAATGTAAATCATAATATTCTAGGAGGCACAGGAAGGATTCACAAGGGCAGGAAAAATAATTGATGTgcaaacacagcactgctgtgggctgctgtcagtgctgctgttggGTGTCATGTGGCTAGAGAGGGGACAAGATTTATCTCTATCAGGTGGACTAAAGCAGCATGGCACTTGTTCTGGTAACACTTGCAAGTTCTGTGCTAGCTCAGCATTCCAGATTGAAGAGATTAATGGGCAAGACATCTCACCTAGTATGATTGTGAGTCTTTCCTACCTGCAGGGGTCAGGAAATGGGATTAGAACAGGAAGAGAGAAGTGACATGCATCATAGCTAAACAACATCATCAGTCCTTTCCTGTAGCAGCCTTAGAAAAAGTACAACTCTGATAGGCTCTGGGATTCCCCATATCAGTTACAGCTTCAAATTTCCCTTTCTGAATCGAAGTGGTTAGCACCACAAACTTTTAATCAGCGTAGGGGAAGAAGGAGAGTCGTTGCAGGACAGACTACTGCACCTAAGGATTTGTCTCTTAGAAAAGTGAAGATGAAATGTACCTGGTCAATCATTTAACACTTGGAAATTATTTTTCAGAATTTACTTTTCATTGCAATCAGACCAAGTAAGAAAGCACACAAAGTCCTTAACTtgcaaaacagttttatttCACACTTGTACAAACATGGTAGACATTTCAAACACTTAAAGAGTATGATAGGTTACATCTGCTGCCACTGAATATGGTAATAGGGGACTTCACAGGTTTTCCAGGGTCCTAAACAGTCCCTGTTCTCCTGTGGGTTTAAGACTACTTCTCTACAGGTTAGAGAAGGTCTCTTTAGAGTTGTTTGGAGTACAAAACTTGGGGGACTGGGGTAGAATGTACCAAGTCCACATCTGCACACTGAGAAGATAGGTAAATGAACACTTCTGAAGCTAATTTTCCCCCTGCTGGGTCCTTACAGCTCATGAGAACTGAAGCAGCTCCAGGACCtgactcttccttccttctacaAACCTTCCTAGTGctgtcaagcagcagaagctgtctGAAGAAAAGGGATCTTAACAGGTACTGCTGAAAAactcttctttccctcctcttcccacTGAACCTGTCTGACATTTTGCTACTTATCTGTGAGCAGTAACAAACTCTTCAGACACCTAACTGGACAGAGACACAATTTAGGATCACACCTTTTCCCTGCAGTTTTCAACCCAATTGTCTAAGTAGGACCCAAGAACGAACCCTCCTGCAGAACCACAGTCAGATGTCATGTTGTGTGTCACTGCTTTGTCACCACAGTACAGATGGAAATGTGACTCTCCAGCAAGCCCCAGAGTGACAGTGTCTGCAGTGGTTAAGAAAACGGAGGTACTTctggaaaaacccaaacctgtgaTGTCTGAAATGAATTTGTTTTGTGTGGATCTGAATGTATTTGGTGTTCTACAGATATCCAAGCCGAGCTGCTTTTTCACTTCAGATGTGAGCACTCCCTGCAACTTAAATGTAATGGTGAAAGGCAAAATTCACCCTAGTGCAGAACTGAACTTTTTAGGTACCCATAATCCTGGCATAACAGCAGGTCTGAAATGTCCTGGGAGTAAGAACAACAGCACAAGATTGCTCACTGGTTATACAATAAAGTTTGATAATCCAAGCAGGTTACATTTGAGTAAGTTTTCAGATCATCAGAAGAACAGCTACAGATGGCACACAGCTCCAAATGGAAAACCAAACCTGGGTGTCTATGTTTGCTTCCCACAAGGTCCAAAACCAACTTGCTATGGGAAAATAAGTGTTTCATACAGAATTAAAGACAGATAAGCAGCAGATTTAGTCTTCCATTGACATAAACAAAAGGAGGCATATACCAAAAGATAACCTAAAAGCcttaaaaacaataaaaatgctGTGCTTGTACCTTTATTCTGTCACATTAGGAAAGTCAATAGTGGCCTTTCCTAGCAGCAATGGGAATCTTCACACCTCGAGTGAAATGTCTTTTACTTAAATTCTTGAAACACAGCATTTTTTACCCAAAATGGCAATCAGTATAATTGTCAAAGGGGAGGGTCTGACCTGCCTTGCAGATTCTGGTCATCCTTCCTTTTTCACTTCTGCAGTATCTTAACTTTAAACAGTTGTGGGTACTGAAACACCTCCTTCCCAATTAACtttgctaaaaaaaaagaaccaaaaaacTCTCCTTTCATACTCTATATGGCAGAAAACACACAGGAGATACAAGCCCAGTTTttaaggttttcttttttttttttttaaggtcttttccaggttATCTTTTGGAGCAGCTGTAGAGCAAGGCAACAAATACTAATACAAGCTCATTTTCTTCATGATTCTCAGAAACTCTTGCTCGCTTacttctccatctccatctcgaTCAGCTTCATCAATCATCTCCTACAAAACACATTGTATAGTTCATCAGGCACTGAACTCTAACACAAGATGAAAACATGTCCATTAAAACAACAGTAATCAAAAGCACCTCATGTGAAAAACTGTGTATTTGATTACTCTTCATCTCTCTGACCTCTCAGCCCTTTTTGGATAGGCATGTATTTCCACCCATCCTTAGGAGCTCTGGCAAATCAGAATTTACCTGCAGTTCTTCATCTGTTAAattttctcccagctccttggcGACTCTTTTCAAGTTCTTGAATGAAATTTTTCCAGTTCCATCATCATCAAATAATCTGAAAGCTTTCAGGATTTCTTCTTTTGAATCCTTTTCACTCTAAAAGAAAAGTAAAACGTATGTTTATTAGAAAAGACCTGCCACCAAGATGTTCTTTGTCAGTATTTTTTAATGCTTTCACAGGAATTCCTTTCTTAAGAATTCCTACCATTTTTTGTGTCATCATAGCCAAAAAGTCTTCAAAGTCAATGGTGCCACTTCCTTCTTTGTCAATATCTGCTATCATTTTCttgatttcttccttctttggCTCAAAGCCCAAAGCACGCATCGCAACCTGCACCAAAAAACAGTTCTGTCAGGAGGCCACCAGAATTACTGTCAGCAGCTGCATGAAAGCTTGTTTAACATCGTCCAAAACAGTAATAACTCACTGCAGTGCAAACATCTTGAGTTCTTACCTGCTTGTTTCATCATTCCGAACAGCAATAGGTTTGATATTCCTAAGATTCAGGTGTATATACTCTTTAGATGCATGTAAAACAAGGATATATTTCTGAAACTAAGAGAAGCTTTCTGTGTTTGAATTAGGTAAAGGTTCCAATCTACTTGGTTCCTAAAGAGACAGGATTAGGATTATCAAAACAGGACTTGAGGGAGGGTGGAGACTGGGGATGTGATCTCACTCCATTGAAATGAAGGGCAGAATGCCCATGAGTTTTGGTGGGGGCAGAATTACATGCAGTTAACTGACACAATCCaatacagacagacagaaaaaaatctatATGTACAGTTCTTGGCACTTCTGGCTAGGTGGAGGGGAGGGTGGGAACTGACAATACTCTCTAAGTGTCTCAGCCTCAGCAAAGCTGACGTGAGGGAATGAAAAGCAAACTACTAAGCCTTACAGACACATGCAAAACATTACTGTAAATGGAGTGGATAAAATTGTCCTGCAAATGCTTCATGTTTACATTGTTTAAAACCAGCCTAGAACAATTTTGCTACTTGGGTGTTCATGAGCAATTTCACAATCCTGATGTGCCAGATGATTACAGCATATTGAATTGAGAGACTGAAGTTTCAAGAACATGCAACTAGAGGAAGATTTGAAGTGTGAGTATTTGTCCTTCCTGTATGTTCCAGTGGAAATCAATAGTTAATATTAGGCAGAAATTTTCTTCCTAAGCATTCTTCTGCTGCAAAGTGACAACTCACTAGAAACGTAACATTTCATTGAAGTGTGTTTTCTGGCCAGTTTCTTGCAGTGGGACAACTGAAAATGTTCCAGTTGGGCTGTTAGAGGAGAACAGTTTTTGCTATATAACAGCAATTATTTTGaattgatagaatcacagaatcaaccaggttggaagagaccttcaagatcatccagtcattttgaaaaaagaaaagtggtGTTAAATGGCTGATGTTAAATCATTTCAGTCCATTTTAAGAACTACAGTTTGACATCTATCATCTGTGTCCAGAGAACATACTTTCCTTACCCAAGCATAAGTGCTTCCAAATACATCCTGAGATAAGCCACAGGCTTAGGTAACTCAAGCTTGTAGGTTACATATGCAGAAATTGAGGCAGAGTGATTGCATGTGAGAAGGAAATGACTGAGATAGAAGATTCATGCTTAAAAAAAGATCAGACATAAAAACATACAGAAAGAACTGAGAATAATCTTCTCCCTTGTGCAATACTGTGTGTATGCACATACACTACCTAAATAGCTACTGAAGTGCAactctctgttttgttttttaaattaaaaaccaGGTAATTTGTGGGGCTACAGTTTTGAGAGCAGAGAGATCTCCAGCCAAGAAAAAGAAGTTTGAAAACCTTCAGTTCTTTTACGTCGATGCTTCCAGATCCATCGGTATCAAACAAATCGAAAGCTTCTCTGATCTCCTGCTTTTGCTCTTCTGTGAGTTCAGGTTTCAAGCCACTTTTCTTCCGCTGGGCTGTACCTAAGCCAGGTTTTCTGTAGTTTGAAGCCTTCAGAAAGTGAAGGAGAGAAAAGGTAAGAAAGAGCCCACTCTGGGGAACATTTAAACCACAGCAAAAATTGTAAATAACAGTAAAGCTGTAGCAGAAGTTTTACTGCAAGTAGTAGACACTGGAGTTTTACACGTACTTTCTTCAGTTATTTTAGAAAGAAGACAAGCTGAAGACTTTGTTACTGGGTAATACACATTTGAGCATCATGTTTTCATCAATTACAGTACTGCCAGAAAAAAACAGTGGGcagtctgaaaacaaacaatCCACTGATGTGACTAAGACCCCCTGCACCTCCTGCTGGTTGCTGTGATGTGTCAGAACTGGTTTCACCTGGAAAACGTGAGTCATTCTCATAGCTAAAAAAAGGCTGATTTTATAGGATCTTGAGTAGGTGGGACTCAGATTCAGCCACTCCTCAAAGTCAGTGCTGAGATGCTGTGTCTGAAAGTTTGTATTCTGTTGAAACAAAGTTTAAAAGGAGTGCCTATCAACAAGCTGTAGTGCTAGGTAACAACATGCTGTGGTAGCAGTGAGATCAACACAAAATCTGTCCCCTAAGAACTAATcggcttgtgctgagctggtaCATTATTACCCAGGGCACTTGAACCTTTCCACCTTCTGGTGTAAGCTAGTGCAGTACGCAGTGTTCCCCACACACACTACTGAGCAGGAAAGATGTTCTCATATATAGTTTTCttgtaaagcagcagcagcaagagtttGAGTGTTTGGTCTTCAATCTGCACAGATTCATGGAAAGATGGGCAGTCCCTCTCACTGCCAACTTCAACTGTTAGGGCTTTATAGAATAAAACAAATACAAGGAAAGGCAttttcctcactgctgctgagcaattTTTTACCTCTGCTGAATGGTTAGTATTTTTTGGCTGGGATCTCTCTTTTAAATACCCAGTATGTAACGCAGAAGATTCTATTTTGTTGTGTTTGGAAATAAAATTTCATTTTTCTACTGTGATCCAGGTCACATTGCAGACCACTTTGCCTGGCTTAACACTGACTTTCCCCTACTATTAGCAGAGGCATTAGTTACAGATTCCACTATGGGACTAACCCATGAGACCTTTTCCTAATAAAAAGTACTAACACACTACATTCTGCATGTACAAGCCTAGTGCACATGTCCACAATCCTGAAGAGTGGCATGtgcatttcttcctcttccatttATATCAAAACTCAGTTGCTCAAATCAATTTCATGTTTTGggtaaggaagttcttcactctgagggtggtgagacacaggtaGTGCAGTGAGGCTTCCTGAAAGTGTCCAAAGCCAAGTTttatgagcaacctgatctagtggaaggtgtcgcTGCTTCCCTGCAACGAGTTTGGAATGAAacgtttaaggtcccttccaacccaaaccagtcagTGATCCTCTCGCCTCACCAGTGCCATTTAAGATAGCTATGTACTATAGGGGTCCGGGTGCAGAGAAAAGGAATCAAGCTGTGCTACGAATAACCAGGCACATTTCCTCCGGTTCAGCCCACGCTCCCAAAGCAGGTGCCCTATTCTGCAACTGCTGGGGATGTTTTTCATATTGCTAAGTTTGGGggagggatggggggggggagggtgctTCTCCCTTCTTGGCCAGGATGTTGACTTCCGCGTTGGGTGAGGAAACCAAGCAGCAAAGACGGCCTCGGCCTCCTCACACCTCTTGGCTCCCGACAGCAGCCAGCGATCAGCGGAGGGTTCCGTGAAAGCCGCGTTCTGGCCACGGCCACACGGGAAGGCGCAGAGGGGCTCGGGCGGGAGTTTGCGGAGAGCGGCGAGGGGAAGGGGAGCCCGCGGTGAGGGGAAGAAAGGCGCTCACCATCTGGCCGCGGGGACGCCGCTCCGGCTCGGCTTGGGACGCTCAGCCCCGCTGCCACCAACGGCCCAGCCAACCGCCCGCCGCCAGCGCCGGCTGCCCAATCAGCGAGACGGACGTAGCAGAGAGCCCGCCCCCTCCCTTAGTTTAGGCCAATGGCAGTGGACGGATCCGTGACGTCACAAGAGCGCGGACC
It includes:
- the LOC135178748 gene encoding uncharacterized protein LOC135178748; translated protein: MASNYRKPGLGTAQRKKSGLKPELTEEQKQEIREAFDLFDTDGSGSIDVKELKVAMRALGFEPKKEEIKKMIADIDKEGSGTIDFEDFLAMMTQKMSEKDSKEEILKAFRLFDDDGTGKISFKNLKRVAKELGENLTDEELQEMIDEADRDGDGEVSEQEFLRIMKKMSLY